In Paenibacillus sp. 1781tsa1, one DNA window encodes the following:
- the yqeH gene encoding ribosome biogenesis GTPase YqeH has translation MTEPHNGNLAVRCSGCGVHLQTENSELPGFIPEKALDREPVICQRCFRIKNYNESSSVTVDQDEFLALLSKIGDKDALVIHIVDLFDFDGSIISGLQRFVGNNPVLLAVNKTDLLPKVTNWNKVRNWVQKQAKEQGLRTVDVVLCSAKQNQGFDRLLELVGTYREDRDVYVVGGTNVGKSTLINRLIRDYSDLEQELTTSRYPGTTLDMVNIPLDDGKYIIDTPGIVYPWRFSEIVSRKDLAAIMPEKPLKPAVYQLNSGQTLFFGGMARFDFVEGDRQSFTCFISTALDIHRTKLERADDLYRDHLGELLSPPTREDAAEMAEWTRHEFRIKRGSQSDVFISGLGWIKVNGDIGALVAVHAPKGIRVQIRPSLI, from the coding sequence ATGACAGAACCGCATAACGGCAATCTTGCTGTAAGGTGCAGCGGATGCGGCGTGCATCTGCAAACAGAAAATTCGGAATTACCAGGGTTTATCCCCGAGAAGGCACTGGATCGTGAACCGGTTATATGCCAGCGCTGTTTCCGCATCAAAAACTACAATGAGTCATCATCCGTTACGGTGGATCAGGACGAATTCCTGGCGCTGCTTAGCAAAATCGGGGATAAGGATGCACTTGTCATCCATATCGTTGATTTGTTTGACTTTGATGGCAGTATTATCTCCGGTCTGCAACGTTTTGTAGGCAACAATCCGGTATTGCTTGCTGTGAACAAAACGGACTTGCTTCCGAAAGTAACCAACTGGAACAAGGTTCGCAACTGGGTACAGAAGCAAGCCAAAGAACAGGGTTTGCGTACCGTGGATGTCGTCTTGTGCAGTGCAAAGCAAAATCAGGGCTTCGACCGACTGCTTGAGCTTGTAGGAACGTATCGCGAAGATCGTGACGTGTACGTGGTTGGCGGTACCAATGTGGGTAAATCCACACTGATTAACCGTCTGATCCGTGATTACAGCGATCTGGAGCAGGAACTGACCACATCCCGTTATCCGGGAACAACGCTGGATATGGTGAACATTCCGTTGGATGATGGAAAATATATTATTGATACGCCTGGAATCGTGTATCCATGGCGTTTCAGCGAGATTGTCTCACGTAAGGATCTCGCCGCCATCATGCCGGAAAAACCGCTTAAACCGGCTGTGTATCAGTTGAATTCCGGTCAGACGCTGTTCTTTGGCGGCATGGCTCGATTTGACTTTGTGGAAGGTGATCGCCAGTCGTTCACTTGTTTTATCAGCACTGCGCTTGATATTCACCGGACGAAGCTGGAGCGTGCAGATGACCTGTACCGCGACCATCTGGGAGAATTGTTGTCTCCGCCAACCCGTGAGGATGCGGCAGAGATGGCTGAATGGACCAGACATGAATTCCGCATCAAACGCGGCAGTCAATCGGATGTATTCATCTCGGGTCTGGGCTGGATTAAGGTTAATGGCGATATTGGGGCGCTGGTTGCTGTTCATGCTCCAAAAGGCATTCGTGTACAGATCCGCCCATCCTTGATCTAG
- a CDS encoding YqeG family HAD IIIA-type phosphatase has protein sequence MFKMLMPKLRVDTVFDINLEELYAQGYRGIITDLDNTLVGAKAPDATPELIEWFARVKEAGFKLMIVSNNNLNRVSLFATPLDIQFVHSARKPSNVPFRRAMKMMELSPENTIVVGDQMLTDVYGGNRMGLYTVLVLPISIGDEGFMTRFNRRVERIALTSLRRKGLWLEEEKKK, from the coding sequence TTGTTTAAAATGTTAATGCCCAAGCTGCGTGTAGACACGGTTTTTGACATTAATCTGGAAGAGCTGTACGCTCAAGGCTACCGTGGAATTATAACTGATCTGGATAACACACTCGTTGGAGCCAAAGCCCCTGACGCTACGCCCGAACTGATTGAATGGTTTGCACGTGTGAAAGAGGCAGGTTTCAAGCTGATGATTGTGTCCAATAACAATTTGAATCGTGTATCCCTGTTTGCGACCCCGCTGGATATCCAGTTTGTGCATAGTGCACGCAAACCATCGAATGTACCGTTTCGTAGAGCAATGAAAATGATGGAGTTATCTCCTGAAAACACGATTGTAGTAGGCGATCAGATGCTTACGGACGTCTATGGAGGGAACCGAATGGGGTTATATACCGTTCTGGTACTGCCAATCTCCATTGGTGACGAAGGATTTATGACCCGCTTCAATCGGCGCGTGGAACGGATTGCTCTAACGAGTTTACGCAGGAAAGGCTTATGGCTTGAGGAGGAAAAGAAGAAATGA
- a CDS encoding transglutaminase domain-containing protein gives MSTRGNESVAGKRSWYHAASLLWIFLIGMQWISFTQESWYTETTSLVLWTLAAVSVLEVILPFKTMYRAMIKAVVVGYILHKTLIDYTVYIPYGSLTDRAEQFILHMTPYIWFSLCAWVMLEAALRLVNTTRRILVFLGVNIISMGILDSFTQIPLWIEIAWVMFAGMGWLVCQHFRNYQLQYPQGWKRIIRYPYKVLANIAIIFSLIIVASVNMPEIPPTLTDPYTAWRNYTGTSTSQAGNGNLDIPSATESGYSREDNQLGGGFNFDYTPVMSVTTNERSYWRGETRAEYTGTGWDDRGRGATENVAAGQPLENVESGNVNTKQVTQNVTMLNDNVYPILFGAYSISEVSSINGEDRTERMLWNAEQAELHVVTDRQQPQYPKTYTIVSEAPVIVEDELRTKSFEDLYNSNPADDMYLQLPSRFPDRVSNLAAEITASANTPYEKVALLQNYLQTNFEYTNNPDLSRKVSSDFVEGFLFDIMEGYCDYFSTALVMMARSEGIPARWVKGYAPGQLSLNSDMQAPRQPGAEIETTYTVTNADAHSWAEVYFGEYGWIPVEATPGFDMPLLTEQPDVQPVDEPEEQPEEEPVQEEEQTPAPEQTSSAIPTFVIWAAGAIIVLWVAYMFWRNRFSMRFFLLRLRTGGPLTPEQKVVAETERWIHYVKRKGLTRSGDETLRESVARWSQAKPAAEATLHELLTKFEQTRYSPASVKADDWKAVYQTALKLRKELKAERA, from the coding sequence ATGAGTACAAGAGGAAATGAAAGTGTTGCAGGCAAACGATCCTGGTATCATGCAGCATCATTGCTCTGGATTTTCCTAATTGGAATGCAGTGGATTTCATTTACGCAGGAATCGTGGTACACGGAGACCACTTCTCTGGTGTTATGGACACTTGCAGCGGTCAGTGTGCTTGAGGTCATTCTGCCCTTCAAAACGATGTATCGCGCGATGATCAAGGCGGTCGTCGTTGGTTACATTTTGCATAAAACGCTGATCGATTATACGGTGTACATCCCTTACGGTTCATTAACGGACCGAGCGGAGCAATTCATATTGCATATGACGCCCTATATCTGGTTCTCCCTGTGTGCATGGGTGATGCTTGAAGCTGCGCTTCGACTCGTGAACACAACACGTCGCATTCTTGTTTTTCTGGGTGTCAACATCATTTCGATGGGGATTCTCGATTCTTTCACCCAGATTCCACTCTGGATTGAAATCGCGTGGGTGATGTTTGCGGGGATGGGATGGCTCGTATGCCAACATTTCCGTAACTATCAGCTACAGTATCCACAAGGTTGGAAACGAATCATCCGATATCCTTATAAAGTCCTGGCCAATATTGCCATTATCTTTTCTTTGATTATTGTAGCCAGCGTCAATATGCCGGAGATTCCACCCACCTTGACGGACCCGTATACGGCGTGGCGTAATTATACCGGAACTTCCACAAGTCAGGCTGGTAACGGAAACCTTGATATTCCGTCCGCTACCGAATCGGGATACAGCAGGGAAGACAATCAGCTTGGTGGAGGATTCAACTTCGACTATACCCCTGTCATGTCTGTCACGACCAATGAGCGTAGTTACTGGCGTGGTGAGACACGTGCAGAGTATACAGGCACAGGCTGGGATGATCGTGGACGGGGTGCAACAGAGAATGTTGCAGCCGGACAGCCTCTGGAGAACGTTGAATCCGGAAATGTGAACACCAAACAAGTGACTCAGAACGTAACGATGCTGAATGACAATGTCTATCCGATTCTCTTTGGTGCTTATTCGATCTCGGAAGTGAGCTCGATTAATGGTGAGGACAGAACAGAACGGATGTTGTGGAATGCAGAACAGGCTGAACTACATGTGGTGACAGACCGTCAGCAACCGCAGTATCCGAAGACGTACACCATCGTCTCTGAAGCACCTGTGATTGTGGAAGATGAGCTTCGTACAAAGTCTTTTGAAGATCTGTATAACAGTAACCCCGCAGATGATATGTACTTGCAGTTACCCTCCCGTTTCCCTGACCGGGTTTCGAATCTGGCAGCCGAGATAACGGCTTCTGCTAATACTCCGTATGAAAAAGTGGCATTACTGCAAAACTATCTACAAACTAATTTTGAATACACGAACAATCCGGATTTATCTCGAAAAGTAAGCAGTGACTTTGTGGAAGGCTTCCTGTTTGATATTATGGAAGGCTACTGTGACTACTTCTCTACTGCACTGGTGATGATGGCGCGCTCGGAAGGCATTCCTGCAAGGTGGGTTAAAGGGTATGCGCCTGGACAACTGTCCCTGAATTCGGACATGCAGGCTCCGCGTCAACCTGGCGCGGAGATTGAGACGACCTACACCGTTACCAATGCAGATGCACACTCCTGGGCTGAGGTCTACTTCGGTGAATATGGCTGGATTCCTGTTGAAGCAACACCGGGCTTTGATATGCCGCTGCTTACGGAACAGCCTGATGTACAGCCAGTAGATGAGCCTGAAGAACAGCCAGAAGAGGAGCCGGTACAAGAGGAAGAGCAGACCCCTGCACCTGAGCAGACATCGTCTGCCATCCCGACTTTTGTCATCTGGGCTGCAGGAGCCATCATCGTATTGTGGGTAGCATACATGTTCTGGCGTAATCGCTTCTCCATGCGATTCTTCCTGCTTCGTCTACGGACAGGTGGACCGCTCACCCCTGAACAGAAGGTAGTGGCCGAGACCGAGCGTTGGATTCATTATGTGAAACGCAAAGGACTGACCCGGAGCGGAGACGAGACACTTCGTGAATCGGTAGCCCGCTGGAGCCAGGCCAAACCTGCTGCAGAAGCTACATTGCATGAGCTTCTCACGAAGTTTGAACAGACTCGCTATAGTCCGGCGTCCGTAAAAGCCGACGACTGGAAGGCCGTCTATCAGACTGCCTTGAAGCTGCGAAAAGAACTGAAAGCGGAACGGGCATAG
- a CDS encoding DUF58 domain-containing protein, giving the protein MKPLLSTVNKGLRHPRVWSIAMVWMCCLAYVLFQGGKTSLMLLSMVTLLCVYLAIAGFSGVRRAQGVRRLSSGPDHEELLHAGDQVQVQLSLTIPGFLPLPYVVVREMLHRHNGESWSFKESLIPNMRGNGELSFQTPPLERGKYVFSETECASEDIFGLIEHRGKFKAKGEFRVLPRTVFIPYWQLYDRKSRLSGPQTALTRSRRETTQINGVRDYVYGDRLSRIHWNATAKTGNWKSKEFEHESVPKTILVLDALASSYEHGDAFEIAVSTAASLLEYGARERMGMGLLTLSDETSYMAPSESQLERQKMMHHLVDIQYNGQDTHLLPGVEKIARQLPQGAYFVVISPQKDEKILELLRWADTRGMTPCHILMDTSESRRSAEWNAMLRGRGTRSFTVSHLQELPTVMGGGSV; this is encoded by the coding sequence ATGAAGCCGCTTTTGAGTACAGTCAATAAAGGGCTGCGCCACCCACGCGTATGGAGCATCGCAATGGTGTGGATGTGCTGCCTGGCTTATGTTTTGTTTCAGGGCGGGAAGACATCTCTTATGTTACTTTCGATGGTGACCCTGCTCTGTGTGTATCTTGCTATTGCTGGATTCAGCGGAGTACGACGTGCTCAGGGAGTGCGTAGGCTATCTTCTGGTCCGGACCATGAAGAACTGCTTCATGCAGGTGATCAGGTTCAAGTACAGTTGAGTCTGACCATTCCGGGATTCCTCCCGCTTCCCTATGTTGTTGTACGTGAAATGCTGCATCGGCATAATGGAGAATCGTGGTCGTTCAAGGAAAGTTTGATTCCCAATATGCGAGGTAATGGCGAGTTGTCATTTCAGACACCGCCACTTGAGCGGGGAAAGTATGTTTTTTCAGAAACGGAATGTGCGAGCGAGGACATATTTGGGCTGATTGAACATCGAGGAAAGTTTAAGGCCAAAGGTGAGTTTCGCGTACTGCCAAGAACGGTATTTATTCCCTATTGGCAGCTCTACGATCGCAAATCACGGTTATCCGGTCCTCAGACGGCGTTAACCCGTTCACGGAGAGAGACCACTCAGATCAATGGTGTGCGTGACTACGTTTACGGAGATCGACTTTCCCGCATTCACTGGAATGCAACGGCAAAGACAGGGAACTGGAAGTCCAAGGAGTTTGAACATGAGTCTGTGCCCAAAACCATTCTGGTTCTGGATGCGCTGGCATCAAGTTATGAACATGGGGATGCATTTGAAATTGCCGTGTCCACGGCTGCCTCTCTGCTCGAGTATGGTGCCAGGGAACGAATGGGAATGGGATTGTTGACATTGTCAGACGAAACCTCCTACATGGCCCCCAGTGAAAGTCAGCTGGAACGACAGAAGATGATGCATCATTTGGTAGACATTCAATACAACGGTCAGGATACTCATCTGCTGCCTGGCGTGGAAAAAATCGCACGTCAATTGCCTCAGGGAGCTTACTTTGTTGTGATTTCTCCCCAAAAGGATGAAAAAATATTGGAACTGTTGCGCTGGGCCGATACGCGGGGCATGACGCCATGCCATATTCTGATGGATACCAGTGAATCCCGCCGGAGTGCGGAGTGGAATGCCATGTTGCGTGGAAGAGGCACGAGGTCATTCACTGTTTCTCACTTGCAGGAACTTCCAACAGTGATGGGGGGAGGTTCTGTATGA
- a CDS encoding MoxR family ATPase — translation MPVRKESIQIISAVRSNLESCIMGKSFEIQLLLTALLAGGHVLIEDVPGTGKTQLIKALSKSMRGEYRRIQCNPDILPSDITGVSVFHPKDERFYFRPGPVMTNILLADEINRATTKTQSALLEVMEERSVTVDGDTYDLPHPFMLCATQNPIDFEGTYTLPEAQLDRFMLKISLGYPDKEIEKTLLKTHQSGQPVDRLESVTHMDQISAIQQEIKEVFIGDPVMDYLLDVVRQTRSHPSVLLGASPRAAISFMMAVKAFAFLQERDYVLPDDVKTMAPYVISHRIVLRPESRLDSMSSEAVLNAVLQQVRVPVSMGQ, via the coding sequence ATGCCTGTGCGCAAAGAGTCGATCCAAATCATATCCGCAGTTCGTTCGAATCTGGAATCCTGCATTATGGGGAAATCCTTTGAAATTCAACTTTTACTTACAGCTTTGCTTGCAGGCGGGCACGTTCTGATTGAAGACGTACCAGGAACTGGCAAAACGCAGTTGATCAAGGCATTATCGAAATCCATGCGCGGAGAGTACCGACGCATTCAATGTAATCCTGATATTTTACCCAGTGATATTACGGGCGTATCCGTGTTCCACCCGAAGGATGAACGTTTTTATTTCCGTCCAGGTCCCGTGATGACCAACATCTTGCTGGCTGATGAGATTAACCGGGCCACAACGAAAACTCAGTCGGCATTGCTTGAAGTCATGGAGGAGCGCAGTGTAACCGTTGATGGCGATACGTATGATCTGCCACATCCGTTCATGCTCTGTGCAACTCAGAATCCGATTGATTTTGAAGGCACATACACATTGCCGGAAGCGCAATTAGACCGGTTTATGTTGAAAATAAGCCTTGGTTATCCGGATAAAGAGATTGAGAAAACCCTGCTGAAAACGCATCAGTCGGGTCAACCTGTGGATCGTCTCGAATCCGTAACCCATATGGACCAGATCTCGGCAATCCAGCAGGAGATCAAGGAAGTCTTTATCGGTGATCCGGTCATGGACTATCTGTTGGATGTTGTTCGCCAAACCCGCTCCCACCCATCTGTATTGCTGGGTGCCAGCCCACGGGCAGCCATATCCTTCATGATGGCGGTAAAAGCCTTTGCTTTCTTACAGGAACGTGATTATGTGCTCCCGGATGATGTGAAGACGATGGCCCCTTATGTGATCTCTCATCGTATTGTGCTTCGTCCCGAATCGAGACTGGACAGTATGAGTTCCGAAGCTGTTCTGAATGCCGTACTGCAGCAAGTGCGCGTGCCCGTCTCCATGGGGCAATAG
- the spoVAE gene encoding stage V sporulation protein AE, translating to MQFLWAFIVGGLICVVGQLLMDSVKLTPAHTMSTLVVAGAVADALGLYDPLVKFAGAGASVPITSFGNSLVHGALTELEKEGWIGVITGIFDLTAAGISSAIIFSFLAALVVRPKG from the coding sequence ATGCAATTCTTGTGGGCATTTATCGTTGGTGGTTTGATCTGTGTTGTAGGACAGCTTCTAATGGATAGTGTCAAGCTTACACCGGCACATACCATGAGTACACTTGTTGTGGCAGGGGCGGTTGCGGATGCACTCGGTCTCTATGATCCATTGGTCAAGTTTGCAGGTGCAGGTGCTTCCGTGCCCATCACAAGTTTCGGTAACTCTTTGGTGCATGGAGCATTGACTGAACTTGAGAAAGAGGGATGGATTGGAGTTATAACCGGGATCTTTGATCTGACAGCGGCGGGAATATCGTCAGCGATCATCTTTTCTTTTCTCGCGGCATTGGTGGTTCGTCCAAAAGGCTAA
- the spoVAD gene encoding stage V sporulation protein AD, whose translation MKRLGRQTWQFENRPRIIGRAAVVGPDEGKGPLSSDFDYIYDNLEIGEKTWEKAERKLLEQASQLALINANITKEELHFFVGGDLMNQIISSSFSARKLGVPYLGVFGACSTSMETLALASMIVDSGAGDYVLAGTVSHNCTVEKQFRYPTEYGSQKPPYAQYTVTGSGCGVVSRTGDGPVVTKATIGRIMDLGIKDPFNMGSAMAPAAADTLISHFRDTGLEPGYYDLIVTGDLASVGLPITKELLQKEGLPMEQTVFNDCGLMIYDREKQPYVVAGGSGCGCSATVTYGHILNRMQKGELKRVLVVATGALLSPLSYQQGETIPCIAHAVAIEKEG comes from the coding sequence GTGAAGCGATTGGGTCGCCAAACGTGGCAATTTGAGAATCGTCCGCGAATTATCGGCAGGGCGGCAGTTGTAGGACCTGATGAGGGCAAGGGTCCCTTGTCATCTGATTTTGATTACATCTATGACAACCTTGAGATCGGCGAGAAGACGTGGGAGAAGGCAGAACGCAAACTGCTCGAACAGGCCTCCCAGCTAGCTTTGATTAATGCAAATATTACCAAGGAAGAGCTTCACTTTTTTGTGGGTGGAGACCTGATGAATCAGATTATCAGCAGTTCCTTCTCCGCGAGAAAATTGGGTGTGCCTTACCTTGGTGTCTTTGGAGCCTGTTCAACTTCTATGGAAACGTTGGCGCTGGCGTCCATGATTGTAGACTCGGGAGCTGGCGATTATGTCCTTGCAGGTACGGTTAGTCACAACTGCACGGTTGAGAAACAATTTCGTTATCCGACGGAGTATGGCTCTCAGAAGCCGCCTTATGCGCAATATACCGTTACGGGTTCAGGGTGTGGTGTGGTGTCCCGTACAGGTGATGGTCCAGTAGTTACCAAGGCCACCATTGGACGAATCATGGATTTGGGAATCAAAGATCCCTTCAACATGGGTTCAGCGATGGCACCGGCAGCAGCCGACACCCTGATCTCTCATTTCAGGGATACGGGGCTGGAGCCTGGCTATTACGATCTCATTGTGACCGGGGATCTGGCTTCCGTCGGTTTGCCAATTACGAAAGAACTTCTGCAAAAAGAAGGCCTTCCCATGGAACAGACGGTATTCAATGATTGCGGCCTGATGATCTATGATCGGGAGAAACAGCCTTATGTGGTTGCCGGGGGAAGTGGCTGCGGGTGTTCTGCCACGGTAACCTACGGTCACATTTTAAATCGGATGCAGAAGGGTGAACTCAAACGGGTGCTCGTTGTTGCTACTGGAGCGCTCTTGTCTCCGCTCTCGTACCAGCAGGGTGAAACTATTCCCTGTATCGCACATGCCGTAGCTATAGAAAAGGAGGGATAA
- the spoVAC gene encoding stage V sporulation protein AC: protein MDEKEYKKVAKKHEPPRPILKNCLKAFLVGGTVCLIGQAIQEAFMAGFDMTSKEASNPTVAVLILISVILTCLGVYDKMAQWAGAGTAVPVTGFANSMCSAALEHRAEGLVLGVGANMFKLAGSVIVFGVVAAFIVGIVYAFLGFGGGHL, encoded by the coding sequence ATGGATGAAAAGGAATACAAAAAAGTTGCAAAAAAACATGAGCCGCCTCGTCCAATCCTGAAGAACTGCCTCAAGGCATTTTTGGTAGGAGGTACCGTCTGCTTGATTGGACAGGCCATTCAAGAGGCTTTCATGGCCGGTTTCGACATGACATCGAAGGAAGCTTCCAATCCTACGGTGGCGGTCTTGATTCTCATATCGGTTATTCTGACTTGTCTTGGCGTATACGATAAAATGGCTCAATGGGCAGGAGCAGGAACGGCTGTGCCGGTAACCGGATTTGCCAATTCCATGTGCTCTGCTGCACTTGAACATCGTGCTGAAGGGCTGGTACTTGGTGTTGGGGCCAACATGTTTAAACTTGCTGGTTCCGTTATCGTATTCGGTGTCGTGGCAGCCTTTATTGTAGGCATCGTGTACGCCTTTTTGGGATTTGGAGGTGGGCACCTGTGA
- a CDS encoding M42 family metallopeptidase: MNEKTMEMFRTLTEFPSASGFERELRGWMKEQLSAYTDEFVQDRLGSLFGVLRGEESGPKVMVAGHFDEVGFMTTGITETGMIKFRPLGGWWSQAVLSQRLEIITPDRRITGVVGSTPTHLLDESQRNKPVDLNSMYLDIGADNRAEAESWGIHPGMQIVPVCEFTPMANPKKIMAKAWDNRYGVGLALELVEALHKEKLPNTLYAGATVQEELGLRGARTAANLIQPDIFFALDCSAANDMTGDKQSFGHIGEGALLRIFDPGMFTHRGMVEYVQDTASSNQIKMQYFISPGGTDAGQVHLSGIGVPSTVIGICARYIHTSSSIIHTDDYDAAKELIVKLVKGLDRTTMNTIIDNA; this comes from the coding sequence ATGAATGAAAAAACGATGGAAATGTTTCGCACTTTGACGGAGTTTCCCTCCGCATCCGGTTTTGAACGTGAGCTTCGCGGCTGGATGAAAGAGCAGCTTTCCGCTTATACGGATGAGTTCGTCCAGGATCGCCTGGGGAGTCTATTTGGTGTATTACGGGGAGAGGAATCCGGTCCTAAAGTTATGGTAGCCGGACACTTTGACGAAGTTGGTTTTATGACTACGGGCATTACCGAAACAGGTATGATCAAATTCCGTCCACTGGGTGGATGGTGGAGTCAGGCTGTACTTTCTCAACGATTGGAAATCATCACACCTGATCGTCGGATTACCGGAGTTGTAGGTTCTACACCTACACACTTGCTGGACGAGTCTCAGCGGAACAAACCTGTTGATCTGAATTCCATGTATCTCGATATTGGAGCAGACAACCGTGCCGAAGCAGAATCCTGGGGCATTCATCCAGGGATGCAGATTGTGCCAGTCTGTGAGTTCACGCCGATGGCGAACCCGAAAAAAATTATGGCCAAAGCGTGGGATAATCGTTACGGCGTAGGTCTTGCACTTGAATTGGTTGAAGCACTGCATAAGGAAAAACTGCCTAACACACTTTATGCTGGTGCAACAGTTCAGGAAGAACTGGGGCTTCGCGGTGCACGCACGGCGGCCAATCTGATTCAGCCTGATATCTTCTTCGCACTTGACTGTAGCGCAGCGAATGATATGACAGGTGACAAACAGTCATTTGGACATATCGGAGAAGGAGCATTACTTCGTATTTTTGACCCGGGTATGTTCACTCATCGCGGAATGGTGGAATATGTTCAAGATACGGCTTCATCCAATCAGATTAAAATGCAGTATTTCATCTCACCAGGTGGTACTGATGCAGGTCAAGTTCACCTGAGCGGTATTGGTGTACCATCAACAGTTATTGGTATTTGTGCACGTTATATCCATACCTCTTCTTCCATCATTCATACGGATGACTACGATGCAGCCAAAGAACTGATTGTTAAACTGGTTAAAGGTCTTGATCGGACAACGATGAATACCATTATTGATAATGCGTAG
- a CDS encoding metal-dependent hydrolase, protein MMGRSHLIIGTGVSLSVLQLAGMPVTAPAVTVALIGSLLPDIDEPNSLLVSKALPNSLIRLLQTILLPTAVFVYFYVHAKPWNLLLAILIALVSFLPSRSLRKVLMFAIGLGLVFYGHAFAPWNLIAGSLLMLCTTLTHRGLTHTLYGTAIWAGLLYSTTQQQGPEIWVAGGTAYAMHLLADSLTNRGIRPLPPLKWRIRVNLMSTGTKRGAVVENVCIVLTLILAWIAFSPLFL, encoded by the coding sequence ATGATGGGAAGATCCCACCTTATTATCGGGACAGGCGTATCGCTATCTGTGCTGCAGTTGGCTGGTATGCCGGTGACTGCACCGGCAGTTACGGTTGCTCTGATTGGTTCATTATTGCCTGACATCGATGAGCCGAATTCGCTGCTGGTATCGAAAGCCTTGCCTAACAGTCTGATCAGGTTGTTACAGACGATTCTGTTGCCTACAGCTGTCTTCGTGTATTTCTATGTTCATGCCAAACCATGGAACCTGTTGCTTGCGATCCTCATTGCGCTCGTGTCATTCCTGCCTTCGCGTTCGCTTCGCAAAGTGTTGATGTTCGCCATTGGACTCGGTCTGGTGTTCTACGGTCACGCATTTGCCCCCTGGAATCTGATTGCAGGCAGCCTGCTTATGCTGTGCACTACGCTAACGCATAGGGGATTAACGCATACCCTATACGGCACTGCGATATGGGCTGGTTTACTCTACAGTACGACCCAGCAGCAGGGACCGGAGATCTGGGTAGCGGGAGGCACAGCGTATGCGATGCACCTGTTGGCCGATTCATTAACCAATCGTGGCATTCGTCCGTTACCACCGCTCAAATGGCGTATACGGGTGAATCTGATGAGTACAGGAACCAAGCGTGGGGCCGTTGTAGAGAATGTCTGCATTGTGCTTACCCTTATTTTGGCCTGGATTGCATTCTCACCGTTATTTCTTTAA